Part of the Puniceicoccus vermicola genome, GATGCCGACCATGTCCCCGAACTTTTGGCACTGATGGCGATCGCCGGGTTTTACGATGAATCGGGAGAATGGATGTACACGGCCGGAATTCCGGCCAAGACGGGAGTCGGAGGCGGAATCGTGGCTGTGGTTCCCGGCGAGATGTCAATCGCCGCCTTCTCCCCGCGGGTCAACGCTTCGGGAAATTCGGTCAAAGCGATGAAGGCCATTCGTTACATCGCAGGCGAATTGGGTGTGGGAGTTTTTGGAGCGAATCCGGAGAAAGAATAGGCCGTAAGGGCAAGACCGCTTCCCTAGCTAAAATTAAAAAAAAGCGGCGCAGCAAAGTAGGGAGAGCTTCCAGCTCTCTCCTTTCTGACGCAAATCGAGAGCAAGATGCTCTCGCTACCTTCTCTTTACCCACCGCAAAAGTCCTACTCAGGCAGACTCACCAAAGTAGTGAGAGCTTCCAGCTCTCTCTCTCTTCCGACGCGAATCGAGAGCAAGATGCTCTCGCTACTTTCTCTTCCCACCGCAAAAGTCCTACTCAGGCAACCCAGCAAAGTAGTGAGAGCTTCCAGCTCTCTCCCTTCCGACGCAAATCGAGAGCAAGATGCTCTCGCTACTTTCTCTTCACCCACCGCAAGAGTTCTACCCAGGCAACCCAGCCAAAGTAGCGAGAGCTTCTAGCTCTCTCCCTTCCGACGCGAATCGAGAGCAAGATGCTCTCGCTACTTTCTCTTCCCCACTGCAATAGGTCTACTCAGGCAACCAAGCCAAAGTAGTGAGAGCTTCCAGCTCTCTCCTTTCTGACGCAAATCGAGAGCAAGATGCTCTCGCTAGTTTCTCTTCCCGCGACGGAGCAGGCTCCAAGCAGTATTCAATCACCCCACTGAGGTCGGCCAGAGGCAATAGAGATAGATCCCGTACGCAGCGAGAAAGCACGCGCCTTCGAGTCGGGAGATCTTCCGTTGGCTAAAGGCGAATGGGAGGAGGACGATACTGAGCCCGAGCATCAGGGCTACGTCGAGTCTTCCGATATCCGTGACTTCGATGGGGAGGATGCTCGCCGTTAGTCCGAGGATACAGAGGATATTGAAGATGCAGGATCCGATGATGTTGCCAATTGCGACATCGGATTCTTTTTTGAGAGCGGCGAGGACGCTGGTGGCCAGTTCGGGTAAACTGGTTCCAGCGGCGACGATCGTTAGGCCGATGATCGCCTCCGAGACTCCGAATCGCCTGGCGAGGGAAACCGCCCCTTCCACAAAGAGGTGAGAGCCGAAGACGAGAACGCCCAGTCCAAGGATGATGAGGAGTCCGCACAACCAAGTGGGATAGGTTTTCACCGGGGAGGGGTCTGCAGAGTTCTCGGAGGATTCCTTGCGCGCCTCGCGGATGCAATAAACTGTATAGGCACAGAGGCCCAGAAAGAGGGTTAGGCCAGCCAGTCTGGATACGGATCCGTGGAGAATGAGGAAAGAGCCGATCAGAGTGACGAAGATGAGAAAGGGGATCTCCCGGCGGATGATGTTGATTTGAACATTCGGAGGCCGGATCAGGGCGGTAATTCCGAGGATTACGGCGATGTTAAAGATATTGGAACCGACCACGTTCCCGACGGATACACCGTTGGCCCCGTTGAAGGCGGCAGAGAGACTCACCGTCAACTCGGGGGCACTCGTTCCAAAGGCGACGATGGTGAGACCCACAATCAGGGGAGGGATGCCGAATTTGGCAGCGAGTTGAGAGCTCCCGCGGACGAGGCTTTCAGCCCCGAGATAGAGAAGGAGAATGCCAACGAGAATCGAGATCATAAAATGAGCTGCAAAGCTGCGAAGGACAGATTAGGTTCGAAACTCATTGAATCCGCAAGCTGGATTCGGGGGAGGGGCAAGGGGTGATGGATTTGACCGATGTCCGGCAATCCTGGCCCGGAGGCTCTCGTCGTCTCGAGAAAAGCGAATCTGCCAATGAAGTTTCGTGATGTCGCATGGCCACCGCTTCAGGCCATCTGACGACGAAGATCCTCCTACGGGAGGGCATTCAGTTGAGCGCGGGTAAACTTCTCTCCGAAATTGAGTTTGCCCCCGGTTTTTACCGGTTCGGCCATCCAAGCTTCACCGCCACGGGTGACGATTCCCAGAAAGGCACCCGCCTTGGTGAAGGCAAAATCTCCCGCTCCCGGCGAGAACTCACCAAAGAGAGCGCTGAAGATTCGGTTATCGACTTCAATATGGTCGGGCTTTCCCGTGTTGATCCGGAACCCGGTTTCTCCGTAGCGGGAATCGGGAAGATCGATGACGACCAAATCCTCAAAGCGGAAAGGCTGTTCGCTGTTGGCAAAGGAGTCTACGCCGATCCTCGAAACAATTTCTTGGGAGAGCGGGAGGAATAGAAGGGATCGATTTTGCTGGAGGATTCCCATCTGCGGGATGCGGAACCGCGAATCACCGACTTGGAAATAGACATCCAGGGAATTGAGGAACTTGCGCCGGTCGGCATCGGCGAATGGGGTTTGGGAAAGATGCACCCAGAGGAAGTAACGACCGTCGATCTCGGTAACGACGGTGTCCACGGTTTCCGAAAAAGGTTTCTCGCCGAAGAGTCCAGAGCGGGCTCCCTCGAATTGCAACTGCACCCGATTGGCGTTCACCGTTTGGTAGATCTCGTTTGCCGTTTTGGGACGGAGGTTTTTAACCTCTTCGGTAATCTCCGAGGAGGCTTCTGCCAGGCGACTCACGCCTTGCGTAAGCGATTCGGTTTGTTGTCGTAGCTGTTCCTTTTCCTGACGTTCGACGTTGATCGTCTGGCGTGCGGAATCGAGGGTAGAGGAGAGGAGCTGTTTTTCCCGCTCGGCGGTGGCGACCTCATTGGCGAGACGGCGTCGTTCGGTCTCGACTTGAGCCCGTTGCCGCTCCGCCTCTTCCAGCGCACGGGAGCGAGAGGCGAGTTGTGCTTCGAGATTGGCGAGTTGTGCCGTGCGCCTTTCCAGTTCCTCGGCACTCGTGTCTGCCCGATTCGCAAGTTCGTTGACGGTCGCCGCCAATTTCTCTGTTTCGGCTGCTTTTGCCTGCCGCTCCGCCTCGAGCTGGTCTCGTTCCGCTTGGATCGCAGCGGCGCGCTTTTCGGCTGACGCTTTCTCGGCAGCAACCCGCTGGGCTTCCTTTCGAGCTTCGGCGAGGAGTTCTTCCCGTTCGGCAAGAAGTCTCTCCCGCTCGGCAATCATCTTTTCCTTTTCCTCCAGGTTTTCGCTCAATTCGTCGCGACTGGATTCGAGGGTGGAGAGCTCCGCTTGAGCTTGAGCGAGCTGCTCTTGAAGATCGGATTGGGAGGACTGTTCCGCTTCCAAGGCGGAGGCGAGGAGATTCATCATCGCCTCGTCCTGAGCGGGTTCGTCGGACACCTCTACGGCCACGACCTCTTTCTCGGAAGTCACCGGATCGCCGGTCTGCTCGAAATTGGCCAGAGCCAGAAGGCTCAAGAGCAGAAAGTCACAGACGATGAGGAGAAGACTCCGGTTCATGGCAGTTGCGGTCGTTTACGAATGGCGGCGCGGGATCGGAAAGAATCAACCGGGCTGATTCGCAGCGAGGATTAGCCGCCGTTTGAGGGGGCGGAGATGAAAAATCTTAAAAAAGGAGACGAAAAGGATGCCGAAGAGCGTGGAGGCATAGGCTGACATCAAGCTGGCTTCGACAACTCCAAGAGCGAGGAGGATGAGGGAGGCGACGGTTCCGCCCAGTCCCAGGTAAAGTCCGCTGTCGAAAAGATTTTCCTCGTTTTCCAGAAGCCGGATCTTCGTCTCTTCGGAGATCCTTTGACGCCGGATTTCGGAGAGCTTGACGAGGCAGAAGACGTAGAGGCCCAACTGGAGAACCAGGAAGATCGAAAGAATGAGAAGGGTGACCGAGTCGATAGTGATCGAGTTCATCATGGTATTGGCGGTGGAAGGATTCGTAATCGAAGCTAAGTTGATCGAGGAAAGTTCGGAAGTTCTCGCCTGACCGGGCTGGCGAAGGAGAGATGGTTCGAGGAGGAAAAGGAGGCTGGCCGTCAAAATCGAGGCTAGAATGCCTTTCCGCAGAACGTTCTGAAACGGACGAGGCTCTCTGAGATCCCGGTCCCCCGGGTTGGGGAGGAGGTTGGCGAGAGCTTTCACCAAGCAGAAAAATCCTCCGAGAAAAAGCAAAACCCGCACGGTTAGGGCTGTTCTCGGCCAGCTATAGGCGAACTGCATCGGTTGGCGGAAACCGGGAAGTTCATAGGAAGCTGGCAGAAAAGAATTCTTTTGGATCGGAAGCTCGGACTGCAAAAGAAATCGAAGGGCGCCGGGGCCTTCGTCGAAGGCGCTGGCCAAGTCCTCGTTACCCCGTTCCGGATACGATTCCAGGTAGGTCAAAATATCTTTCGGTGACGCTCCGGAAAGCCCCCAGCGAATGAGAGTCGATCGTGAACCGGAAGGTTCCGCACCGCGACGAGCCATTGCGAGGAAGTCGGCCGGATCCTCAAAAGACTCCAAATACTGGCCCAGGGCTCCAAAGGGGCTGATTGCTCCCCAGACCGAAAGTTCGGATCCAAAGCGATCCCAGCGAGCTTGCCCGAGAGGATTGGGGGAGGTGGCCCAAGAGACGAGTCCACCGAGAAAGGCCGGCTGAAAATTGCGCTCTTCCGCGAGGAATCCCGTCAAGATTCCCCCGATACGCGAGGGGAGGAGGACCAGCCGTTCACGGGGGGAGGATTCCCGGCTCGGTTCGACGGAGATTTCTGGAACGAGTCGGCGGACCCCCTCCAGATCGGATGTCTGTAGGATTTTCAGAGCCTCTGTTCGCTTACGAGAAGAGAGGAGAGGCTTTACCGCCGGACCGAAATCGCGCCCTCCGGGCTGCAACTGTCCCCAGAGAGGGAAAATCTCGTTATCGAAAGTGACATTTGGATTCCAGTTTCCCAGAAGGAAGCTCGCCGCCGCTGGATTGCCTCCAACGATATAGGACTCCGCCATTCTTGCCCGACTCGGACCTTCGCGGGCAGCGATTTTCACCACGGAGACATCGACCGCCCGAAAGTAGGCGGGAATCATAAATCCAGCCGCACCCATCACCAGGGCGAGAAGGATCCATACAATTATCCGGGTGAACCGCATTGGAGAATGGGATAATACGATCCCGCTTGAAGCAATGGTGAAGGTGAGCGAATTATCGGGACTCCGGCAGTGGCACTTCGGTTTCCTTCAGAGACGGCAAAAAGACATGTTCGACCGTCCAGGATACGATGCCCTCCTCGTCAGGTAATCGGGGCAGGCCACTCTCAGGGGAGCCAAAAACTGTGCAGGGGATCCCTTCGCTTTCACAGTAGTCCTTCATTTCAAGTGCGTAGGCAGGACTGTGGACCGCATCCTCGTAATCTGAGCGGGTGTAGAGAACCAAGGGCACTTTCGCGTTCTTCATCATGGCCGAAACCCTCTCCACCGAATGAGGCTGTTGGATGGCTAAGCAGGCCTTCAGTCCGAGGTCTTCGTGGTAGACCAGATATTCCGATACCACGGCTCCGGCGGAAGATCCGGAAACCATTATTTTTCCCATATCCAGATTGAATCGTTCCGAGTGCTCGCGAAGAAATTCAAAGAGGGGAGAGATTTCGGGGAAAATCTGATCAATGTCCTCATAGGCCCTGGGGCCGATGCTGCGACCGTTTCCATGATCTCCAAGAAAAGGGTAGCCGGCGGAGATCACGGCGATGTCCTTTTTCAGCAGATCCATGAATTGATCCCGAAAAGCGATGCCTTCTTTGGAGCCTTTAACAAATCCACCGCCGTGGAAATAGACGATCGCGGCGGTGGGAGCATCACTCTCCGGCATCCAGATATCAAAAAGGCAACGTTCAAAAGCCGGATTGTACCCGATATCCTGCTCCGTCGGTGCTGGTTCCGAATGAAGCAGGGAAGAGAATGTCGCTGCGATAGAGCGAAAGAGAGCCTTGATCGATCGATTGAACATAGAAGGGAAGATTTGAGTTAGGATGGCAACGGTTCAGCCTGACGCCAATCCACGAGCTCACCACGGACGGATTCCCGGCCCCGCCACCAAGAGCGGCTGAGACGAAGAGCCAGATCAATTTCGGATCCAACCGGTGGCATCCGCTCGGCCATCCTCCATCCAATCACTTGAATTCCCGAGGCGCCCGGTAGGTTGAAGCGAATATGGTCGCGCCCCATCAAGCGGGCAGGCTCCTCCAGACGAACCCCGTGGATGGCTACGATCGGCTCGGGGTTTTCCTGTCCGAACGGCCCCAGAGCTTCAATCTCGAGAATTTCGTGTCGGGATATTGCCGAAGGTTCGGTGACGGCATCGATGCGTAGCTTCTTTGGCGGAAGCTTGCCCCCGCACTCGGAGGTTACCGCTGCGGAAAAGGCTTCGGCAAAAGCAGGGAGGTCTTCTTCCTCGATGCTCATCCCCATCGCCGCGGGGTGGCCGCCCCATTTGGGAGGCTTCACGGTGCAGGTCTGCATGACCTCAAGAAGATCGAGTCCAGAAATGCCACGCCCGGACCCTTTGAACCCGGTTCCATCCCAACCGAGGACAATCGCTGGTCGGTGGTACTTCCGGGCCAAGCGACCGGCCACGATTCCTACAACTCCCGGATGCCAGTCCCGATCCCAGACTACGATTCCCATCGGTGGCTCTTCCCCGATCATTTCGATGGCTTTGCCAGAGACACGGCGCTCCATGCTTCGACGGTTGCTGTTCACTGTATCGAGCTTGCGAGCAAGATCGAAGGCCAGGCGATTGTCTTTGGTCATGAGAAGATCCAGGGCCAGGGCACCGGTTTCGATCCGACCCCCGGCGTTGATCCGGGGACCGAGGCGAAATCCAATATCCGAACTGCTCAGCGGATTATTAACGTCCACATCCGAGACCTGGAGGAGGGCTCGCAAACCATGATTGTTCGTTTTGGCCAATTGCTTAAGTCCGTGATGAACAAATACGCGGTTCTCGCCGCGAAGAGGAACGAGGTCAGCCACGGTGCCCATGGCAACGAGATCCAAAAGTTCCTTAAGGTTGACTCGATCCCGGGCTCCACCCACACACTCATCCCATTTGCGTAAAAGAGCATGCACCAGCTTAAAGACCAGACCTACCGTGCAATGGTTTTGAAACTCAGGTTGAAGTTGCTCCGGCAAATGAGGATTAATCATTAAGCAATCCTCGGGCAACTTCGGCTGATCATTCCTTGAATGATGATCGACTACGATGACTTGAGTTCCTTGTTTAGCGATCCACTCCAGTTCGACCTCGGACCGGGTGCCACAGTCGAGAACGAGCAACAAGTCTGGCTGGTAATCGGCAAAGGAGCGCTCCAGTGCAGCGATGCTCAAGCCGTATCCCTCCTCGAGTCGGTCGGGCACAAATGCTTCGACCTCTCCACCGAGATCCCGGATCGCGCACGAGATGAGGGCGGCACTACTGATCCCGTCGACGTCATAATCGGAAAAGACGCCTATGGACTTCTTCTCACGCAGGAATTGTGTCAATCGTGCAGCAGCCTCTTCACAATGAAGTAATGTAAAAGGATCGAGAATGTTTTCCAGTCGGGGAGAGATCCACTCTTCAGCCTGTTCAAGAGTTTTTCCTAAGCGGTGCACTAATATGCGAGCGGCCATCAAGGAGAAACCGGTTTGGCTCTTAATTGATTCAATATCTCTTATTGGAGCATCTCTTATTTCCCAGATGTCGTAAAATTTTGCCATACTTGTTCTTATATCTGTTCCGTGAACGAAAATTTGCCTAATTAATTTAAATAAATATTGATTTACGCCTTGATCTTTATCGGTTTAGGCGCTTGTTATGAAATGCTTCGAACAGATTCCTGTTCGAACTAACGTACCAAAATAT contains:
- a CDS encoding calcium/sodium antiporter; translation: MISILVGILLLYLGAESLVRGSSQLAAKFGIPPLIVGLTIVAFGTSAPELTVSLSAAFNGANGVSVGNVVGSNIFNIAVILGITALIRPPNVQINIIRREIPFLIFVTLIGSFLILHGSVSRLAGLTLFLGLCAYTVYCIREARKESSENSADPSPVKTYPTWLCGLLIILGLGVLVFGSHLFVEGAVSLARRFGVSEAIIGLTIVAAGTSLPELATSVLAALKKESDVAIGNIIGSCIFNILCILGLTASILPIEVTDIGRLDVALMLGLSIVLLPFAFSQRKISRLEGACFLAAYGIYLYCLWPTSVG
- a CDS encoding alpha/beta hydrolase, with protein sequence MFNRSIKALFRSIAATFSSLLHSEPAPTEQDIGYNPAFERCLFDIWMPESDAPTAAIVYFHGGGFVKGSKEGIAFRDQFMDLLKKDIAVISAGYPFLGDHGNGRSIGPRAYEDIDQIFPEISPLFEFLREHSERFNLDMGKIMVSGSSAGAVVSEYLVYHEDLGLKACLAIQQPHSVERVSAMMKNAKVPLVLYTRSDYEDAVHSPAYALEMKDYCESEGIPCTVFGSPESGLPRLPDEEGIVSWTVEHVFLPSLKETEVPLPESR
- the recJ gene encoding single-stranded-DNA-specific exonuclease RecJ, translated to MAARILVHRLGKTLEQAEEWISPRLENILDPFTLLHCEEAAARLTQFLREKKSIGVFSDYDVDGISSAALISCAIRDLGGEVEAFVPDRLEEGYGLSIAALERSFADYQPDLLLVLDCGTRSEVELEWIAKQGTQVIVVDHHSRNDQPKLPEDCLMINPHLPEQLQPEFQNHCTVGLVFKLVHALLRKWDECVGGARDRVNLKELLDLVAMGTVADLVPLRGENRVFVHHGLKQLAKTNNHGLRALLQVSDVDVNNPLSSSDIGFRLGPRINAGGRIETGALALDLLMTKDNRLAFDLARKLDTVNSNRRSMERRVSGKAIEMIGEEPPMGIVVWDRDWHPGVVGIVAGRLARKYHRPAIVLGWDGTGFKGSGRGISGLDLLEVMQTCTVKPPKWGGHPAAMGMSIEEEDLPAFAEAFSAAVTSECGGKLPPKKLRIDAVTEPSAISRHEILEIEALGPFGQENPEPIVAIHGVRLEEPARLMGRDHIRFNLPGASGIQVIGWRMAERMPPVGSEIDLALRLSRSWWRGRESVRGELVDWRQAEPLPS